TGAGAAAATCGTCACTATACTCGGCGTTCCTTATGCTTATAAGCATAAGCTCTTTAACGCTGCTGCTATTATTTACAATAAAAGGCTTCTGGGATTTTGTAAAAAGATACAGCTTCCTAATTATGGTGTTTTTGATGAATTGCGCTATTTTGATTCAGGCGAGGCGGCCTGTATCCTGGCTTTTAAGACTGGTCTAAGAGTGGGAGTTAATATTTGCGAGGATATCTGGCATGCGCCTGGTCTGGCCCAGACACAGAGCCTTAAAGGCCAAAGCAGCATTATTATCAATATATCTTCTTCTCCATATCATGCTAATAAAATACATCTACGCCAGAGATTATTAGCCAAAAGAGCAAAGGAAACACGAAATTTCATTGCCTATTGTAATCTAGTCGGCGGTCAAGATGAACTTATTTTTGATGGCGCAAGCATGGTAATTGATCCAGAAGGAAAGGTAGTTGCCCGCGCAAAACAGTTTTGTGAAGATTTATTAACAGTTGACATAGTTACATCGAAACGAACAAGAAAATTTTATTCCAGAGTCTCAACTTCGCTAAGGCTTGAAAGAATTCGCATAGCGCATAAGATAACCAGAAAGAAGATTGATATTTTAAATCGTATAGAGAAAATACATAAACCTTTGGCAGAGATATATGATGCCTTGGCCTTAGGACTTAAGGATTACGTAGCTAAAAATGGTTTCAAACGAGTAATCTTAGGCTTAAGCGGTGGCATAGATTCAGCATTGGTGGCAGCAATCTCAACTGATGCAATTGGAAAGAATAATGTAGTAGCAATTTTGATGCCTTCAATGTTCTCTTCCAAGGAAACTCAAAATGATGCAAAGCGCTTAGCAGCTAATTTAGGGATAAAGTTATGGGTTATTCCGATTAATAATATTTATAAACAGTATCTTATGACTCTAAGAGAGCCATTTGGAAGTAGAGATGTAGATATCACTGAGGAAAATCTGCAGGCGCGTATTCGCGGCAATCTCCTGATGGCATTCTCTAATAAATTTGGCTATCTTGTTGTAACCACAGGAAACAAAAGCGAATTAAGCGTTGGTTATTGTACGCTTTATGGAGATACAGCAGGCGGTTTTGCCCTTATTAAGGATGTACCTAAGACATTAGTTTATAAATTAGCCCGCTTTAAAAATGAAAAAGAGGCTAAGGAGATTATCCCCAAGTCACTTTTTAAACGCGCTCCCAGCGCAGAATTAAAAAAGAATCAGAGAGATCAGGACACGCTGCCGCCTTATTCAGTGCTTGACTCAATCGTTGATGCCTATGTCCAAAAGGATAAGTCAGTCGCGGCAATGCTAAAGGCAAAGTTAAGCAAGAAGGCGATAAGAGGCGTTGTTGCATTGATCGATAAGAATGAATATAAGCGTAGGCAATATGCACTAGGTGTTAAGATTACACCTAAGGCCTTTGGTCGCGACCGTCGCATGCCAATAACGAATAAATTCACTCAATAAGACCTTAAGGAGATGATATGAAGCAGATAAGGTTTGATTTTAACAATATGTTTAGCTTTAATATTAGAAAAGAGCACGCTGTATCGCCTGAGGAATTGCAGCGAATGGGAAAGGTGCTCAAGAAGGCGCATCTACATTTACGAGATGTTATTAAAAATCCGACGTCCAGAGTAAATCTGGGATTAGAGTGGGTAAGGCTGCCGTATCAGGACAGAAGGCTTATTAAGACTATTGCTACTTTAGGCTCACATATAGCAACAAGATATGAAAACGTGATATCGATTGGGATTGGCGGTTCATATCTAGGACTTAAGGCAGCTCAAGATGCCTTCTGCGGTAGTTACTATAATGAATTCAGTAAGGCAAGGGGAAGACGGCCGAGAATATTCTTTGAAGGCAATAATCTTGATCCTGACACCTTGGGCGTACTATTAAAAAATTTAAACCCCAAGAAGACATTTGTTATCGTGATTTCAAAGTCAGGTGAGACAATAGAGGCCAAGGCTGCCTTTGCTGTAGTCGAGCAGTGGCTTAAAGACAATATAGGCGCTAAGTATGGACGCCAGATTTTTGCCATTACAGATCCTGCATCAGGCTCATTGCGCAGGAGAATAATCAATGAGCAGGCAAAAGATATATATAGCTTTCGCAATCTGCCTTTATTCAAAGGCGTAGGCGGTAGATATTCAGAGTTTAATATGGGCCTTCTGCATCTGGCGATTATTGGTGTTAATATCTCCGAGGTACTTAGAGGCGCCCGAGAAATGGCAGAGAAGTGCAGCAAAATTTCCGTTTATCAGAATCCTGCTTATTTGTATGCAGCATTACAGTATATCCTTTATAAAAAGAAGGGAAAGACTATTTCAATTCTAATGCCATTTTCGCAAACGTTAAAATCTACAGGGGACTGGTATGTTCAGCTACTATCTGAGAGTCTTGGTAAAAAGTATGAAAGAAAGATTAAGGTAATTGCCAATGGCCAGGAGGATTGGAGCGATGATCTGGCGCGAATTGCAAATGTCGGCAGGACCCCTATTGTCTGTAGTGGAACCACTGATTTACATTCAGTTGCCCAGAATAATGTAGAAGGAGAGAATAACAAGACGATAACTTTTATCCGTGTAGAAAAATTCCGCAATAATGTTAAGGTGCCAAACACAGGAGATTTTATCTCAGCTAAATCCTTCGCTGACTTGTTGAATTTAGCCCAAGAGGCAACCGAGTGGTCACTAGTCAGAGCCCAGAGACCGAATTGCACGATTAGCCTGCCTGAGGTCTCTGCTTATTACTGGGGTGGGCTTTTATTTTTCTTTGAGATGGCTGTCGCCTTTGAAGGCGAGTTGCTGAATGTCAACGCCTTTAATCAGCCCGGCGTAGAAGGATACAAAAATTACATGTATTACAAATTAGCTAAGCCAGGATTGCCGAAAAGAATCAAGAATGAGATTAAAAGCAAGACCTTAATTAAAAAAGAAAAATTTATAATATGAACTAAATTTTAGGCAATGAGAGGATTTTAGCGATTGTGGATAATGAAAGTCAACTAGCAAAGGCCAAAGCAGAAGATCTAGCAGATTATATTTCTTATAGTGATGGTTCTATTGTTAGTAAGACCTTGTTGGATAAGAAGGCCGGGACTGTTACCCTTTTTGCATTTGATAGCGGTCAGGGTTTAAGCGAACACAGAGCGCCATTTGATGCCATGGTTTATATCTTAGATGGATGCGCTAAAATATTTATCGCTGGTAAACCTCAAAACGCAGCTGCGGGTCAGATTATAGTTATGCCTGCCAATATTCCCCATGCAATAAAAGCTCAAGAAAGATTTAAGATGCTACTTATTATGATACGCTCTTAATGATTTATTTTTGGATTACTTATGGGAAGATCTAGAAAACCTATTTGTGTTGGTATCTTGCGTGAATCTCGAAAGGGAGAAAGGCGCACTCCCTTAGTGCCTCATGATGTGGATTGGTTAAATAAACGTGGTATAAAGGTAGAGGTTCAATCTTCATCTCAGCGCATATTTAGAGATAGCAGCTATAGTAGGAGCGGTGGAAAATTGGTAGATAGATTCAAAAAGGCAAAACTTATTTTAGGTATTAAGGAGCCTGACGTTAAAAGCCTACATGCGTCTAAAATCTATATGGTCTTTTCTCATACAATAAAAGGCCAACCTTACAATATGCCATTGTTGAAGAAATTTATAAGAAGAAATATTACATTGATTGACTATGAGAGAATCGTTGATGCTGAGGATAGGCGCTTTGTGTATTTTGGCCGCTTTGCCGGAATCTGCGGTCTCGTAGATAGTCTCTATTATTTAGGGGAGAGGTTAAACTCCAAAGGTATAAGACGGCATCCTTTTTCACTCCTTTCTCCTGCCCATCGCTATAACTCATTTGATGAAATAAAGCAGGACATTAAGAAAGTGGCACGCTGGATACGCACTAAAGGTTTTACAAGGCATATCTCACCCTTTGTTATCGGCATTACAGGTCACGGCCGTGTAAGTCAGGGGATTCAGGAGATTCTACAATGTTTGAATCCCACAGAGATTCACCCCCGCGATATGCAAAAATTTATCAGAGAAAAGAAAGGCATGAGAAACAAGATTTATAAGATTGTTTTATTGCGCGAAGAAAAAATACGCTCTAAAACAGGCAAGGGATTTTATTTTGAGGAATATTTACGTAAGCCGGGAGAATTCGAGTCAAATCTTGATAAATATTTATCTTCCCTTAATCTTTTTATCCATGCAAGCTATTGGGATAGTCGCTTCCCGCGCATGGTAACCAAGGAGATGATTCACGCATTATTAAGAAAAGGATCTTTTCGACTCGAGTTTATATGCGATATCTCTTGTGATATTAACGGTTCTGTAGAGCTGACATATAAAACGACTTCCTCAGCCAGGCCAGTCTTTGTATATAATCCTAAAAAAGATAAGTTCTATGAAGGATTAAAATCAGAAGGTATAGCAATTATGGCCGTTGATAATCTTCCTACAGAGCTGCCGCGTGATGCTTCAATAGAATTCAGTAGTCTTATTAGAGATTATGTCTATCAGATCGCTCTGCATGGTGTATTGGATATAAATAACCATGTCGCACTACCTGCTGAACTGCGCCGGGCTGTGATTACCCAGGGCAGAAGGCTTACAGCAGAATACAGTTATTTAAAAAAATTTATTAAAGCAGACTAATGCTTAAAAAAGAACAAGACATTACAATTTTGGCAATTGGCGATTTGGCGGATTTTGATTCCTTTAGAAAATTAGATAAGGAGAAGCACAACTTCAGTCTCTATGGTTTTGATTATGTAAGCTGTCACTATAGTCGACTTTTAGAGATGAAGTTACCCAAGATAAAGACAGAAAAAATTATTATATTTTTATTCTTTCCTTTTGATTACTGGAATAAATTTATCGAATACAAAAATTACCGAGGCATATACGGTAATCGCACCTTTTTTAAGAAATTCGTACACTTTTGGAAAGATGTTGAGCATGCGATTAAAAAGAGCCTGCCTCGAAAATCAGTGCTTTATATAAATCACCCTTACCTTTGCGGCCTGTATAGGGACAAGGTAGCAGTCAAAAGCAGGCTTAGCCATGTCAAGATACCTAATCCCAAGGGCCACACAAGCCGTGGGATTGTATATATTGAAAAATTAGTAAATAATGGCAATAATCTTTTCTTAAAGCCTCGTTATGGTTCAATGGGCAAGGGTATTACATTTTTAAGTATGTATAATTGGCAGACCAATTTCATATTTAAGAATAATAAAATTCATAGCCGTAGGTCAGACCGCGGCTGGAAATTCAGAGATATAACTGGTAAGAATATATTCTTGAGGAAACTTTTAAAAAAGGACATTATCATCGAGGATGCTATTAATCCTCTTGTGCTTAGAAGGAGGATGATTGATTTAAGGACTTATGTATTTTTTGGTAAGGTTATTTATATCTATCCCAGGAAGAATAAGCCGGATAAGATAACCACAAATATATCCCAAGGCGCGCGTGGCGATCCTGAACTTCTCAAGCGTCTGCCGCCAGCCCTGTTGAGAAAGGCCAGAGACAAAGCAATAAGGGTTTGTAAGGCCTTAAATTTAAACTTTGTGGGTATGGATATTATGCCTGACCGCGACCACAAACATATCTACATTATTGATGTAAATCTTTTTGCCGGTTTTCCCAAAAGAAAGACATTTAATCTTTCCCAGAGTCTGATTAAACATCTTGCGCGTTTAAATAAGCAGGGCACACTTCATTTTCAAAACCATGTCTAGCCTTTTTAGGTATTCAATTATAAAAATAATTCTTATAAATATTTTCGTTTTTTCTTTCTCTATTAGCGCCTTTGCTGAGCAGGTATTCTTGAAGAATGGCGATAGGATTAGCGGTGAAATCATTGAAGATGATACAGGGGCGATTAAAATCAACAGCGAGGCAACAGGAGTAATTTCTATTGAAAGAAGTTTTGTCGAGCGCATCCTCAAAGATGAGAAGGCCAAAGAAACAGACCTTGCTGGAGAAGTTCCTAAGGCCTGGGAAAGAAAGATCTCATTAGGTTTTAATAAGTCAGGCGGAAATACACAGCAGAGCCAGTTGGCATTTTCTTTATTTGCTAATCGTAAAAGCGAATTTAATGAATTTACAGTTGGTGCTGAGGCATTTTATTCTTCTTCAGAAAATAAAATGGACACTCAGAGATCCAGCGTTTTCATACGTTATGCCTCTAGTTTTGGTGAAGAGCTCAACTGGTATAATTTTTACAAATTTGAAGCTGAGCATGATAGATTCGCTGATATAGATTATCGTTTGGTGCCATCAATTGGTTTAGGCTATTGGTTTTCTGATGAAGAGTCTTTCAAGGCGCTGTCTGAATGCGGTTTAGGCCTTGAGCATACAAAATTTAGGATAGATAATAAAGATAATGATGAGATTATTATAATTCCACGCGTCTTCCTAGAAAAGAAACTTGTGCATGATTCGAGGATATCACAGGATTTACTTTTATATCCAACATTGGATGAATGGAGCCGGTACAGGTTGCATTCTGAGACCTCCTTTTTAAATCCTATCAGCGACAGTTTGTCAATCCGCCTTAGTTTTATTGATGACTATAATTCTGACCCTCCCGGCAATACCAAAAAAAATGATTTTCGTTTGATATCCGCTTTAGAATATTCTTTTTAAGGTAAAAATGAGAATACTAGTTCAGCGCATCAAGACGGCAAGAGTGATTGTTGAATCTCAACAGGCTGCGGCTATTGGCCAGGGTTTATTGCTTTTTGTTGGCATAAGCAAAGATGATACCCTGAATGATCTGGAATATCTTTGCAACAAAGTACTTAATTTACGTATCTTCCCAGATAGCGAGGGAAAGATGAATTTAAGTATAAGACAGATAAATGCTGAAATTTTAAGCGTGCCTCAGTTTACGCTTTATGCTGATATAAGTAAGGGAAACCGTCCTGGTTTTGAAGAGGCAGCAGAGTCTCCAGTTGCAAAAGGACTTTGGGAGAAGTTTGATTCTTTACTTATTGAGAATGGCGTGATTGTCAAGAGGGGTGTTTTTGGTGTGGATATGCAGGTGGAATTGGTTAACGATGGTCCCCTGACAATATGGCTTGATTCAAAAAAAAAGGGGGGGGGGTCTTAAGAAAATCTAAAATTTCTCTTGACAAATGATACTAAAACGGTATCATTTACTTAGGGCAAGGGTATGAAGCTACTTACACGTGATACTGATTATGCAGTTAGGGCGCTCCTGTTTATAGCTAGACAGAACAGGAAGATAGTCTCTGTCAGGGAGTTGGTCAGGGAGTTAAGGATTCCCAAGCCATTCTTAAGAAAGATTTTACAGATCCTGAATCAAAAGAAATTGCTGCATTCTTTTAAAGGTCAAGGCGGTGGGTTTAGATTAGCCAGGCCTGCTGAGAGGATATTGTTGACTGATTTGATATCAATATTTCAGGGAAAGGTAAGATTTAACGAATGTATGTTTAAAAAGAGTATTTGTCCTGAAATAAAGATATGCGCGCTTAAGAAGAGATTAGATGAAATTGAACGATATGTAGTAAAAAAATTAAGCTCAATCACGATAGGGTTATTGTTAAAAGAAGAAAGGGCCAGCTATGGCAAAAAGAAAGATTATAAGAATCGATGAAGAAAAGTGCAATGGTTGCGGTTTGTGCATTCCAAATTGTCCGGAAGGCGCATTGCAGATGATAGATAAAAAGGCAAGGCTTATAAGCGACCTTTGTTGTGATGGTTTAGGTGCTTGTATTGGTTATTGTCCGGAAGGAGCTATAACCGTAGAAGAAAGAGAAGCAGGCGAGTATGATGAAAAAAAGGTTATGGAGAATATCGCAAGGCAGGGCAAGAATGTTATAAAAGCGCACTTAGAGCACCTTAAAGAACATGGTCAGACTAAGTATTTTAAGCAGGCACTTGAGTTCTTGAAAGAGAGAAACATAGAAGTACCTCTAGAAGTTAAGGCCTCACATAGTGCCATGGCGCATTCTGGCTGTCCGGGTTCAAGGATCATGGATTTTAGAAGTAAAAAAGAGCCAAAGAACAGAAAGGCGTCAAAAACAGTCGGAGTATCTCAATTAAGACAATGGCCAGTCCAAATCACGCTTGTACCGCCATTTGCCCCTTATTTAAATAATGCAGACCTATTAATTGCTGCTGATTGTGTGCCTTTTGCCTACGCTGATTTTCACCAGGACCTACTTAAGGATAAGGTCTTGCTTGTGGGTTGCCCTAAATTGGATGATGTAGATTCCTATGAGGAAAAGATCACTCAAGTTTTGACTAATAATAATATAAAATCAATAACCTATGCACACATGGAAGTTCCTTGTTGTTTTGGCTTGATTGAGCCGATCAAGTCTGCAATTAAGGTATCAGGCAAAGATGTCGCTTTCAAAGAGGTTGTTATAGGCATTAAAGGTGAGAGGCAGAAATGAAATTCCAATGCCCAGGGGCTGGTACTATTAGGCAGCCTAGTCCTGAATTTATAAGATGTCAGAATTGCGGCAGAGAGGTTGAGATCTGGACAGATGAGATTAAGACGACTTGCGCTAAATGTAATAAGACTATTATGCGTCAAGCTGGCCAGAGTTGCCTTGATTGGTGCAGGTTCGCAAGAGAATGCGTTGGAGAAGAGAAATATAATAAATACAAAAAGAACAAAGAAGAAACTCATAAGAAAAGCAAATAGATTTAGCAAAGGAGTTAATATAGATGTTGCAGGATTTGGCTTCTAAAAAATGCATTACTTCCCGGCCAAGATTGATCGCTTAACTTAAAATGTCAAAAGGAACGCTTACAGAAAGAATTAAAAGGACGAGCACGGTAGAAAGTTTTAGGTTTGTTTTTGATGAGAAGATTAACTTTTTGCCAGGGCAGTTTTGCCAAGTTATGTTTGATGAGCAAAGTAAAACTAGTAGTGAACTAAATAAATATCTATCGATTTCTTCTTCGCCTACAAAGGAATACATGGAGGTT
This window of the Candidatus Omnitrophota bacterium genome carries:
- a CDS encoding 4Fe-4S binding protein — its product is MAKRKIIRIDEEKCNGCGLCIPNCPEGALQMIDKKARLISDLCCDGLGACIGYCPEGAITVEEREAGEYDEKKVMENIARQGKNVIKAHLEHLKEHGQTKYFKQALEFLKERNIEVPLEVKASHSAMAHSGCPGSRIMDFRSKKEPKNRKASKTVGVSQLRQWPVQITLVPPFAPYLNNADLLIAADCVPFAYADFHQDLLKDKVLLVGCPKLDDVDSYEEKITQVLTNNNIKSITYAHMEVPCCFGLIEPIKSAIKVSGKDVAFKEVVIGIKGERQK
- a CDS encoding Rrf2 family transcriptional regulator yields the protein MKLLTRDTDYAVRALLFIARQNRKIVSVRELVRELRIPKPFLRKILQILNQKKLLHSFKGQGGGFRLARPAERILLTDLISIFQGKVRFNECMFKKSICPEIKICALKKRLDEIERYVVKKLSSITIGLLLKEERASYGKKKDYKNR
- a CDS encoding cupin domain-containing protein, with protein sequence MDNESQLAKAKAEDLADYISYSDGSIVSKTLLDKKAGTVTLFAFDSGQGLSEHRAPFDAMVYILDGCAKIFIAGKPQNAAAGQIIVMPANIPHAIKAQERFKMLLIMIRS
- a CDS encoding phosphohydrolase, whose translation is MKFQCPGAGTIRQPSPEFIRCQNCGREVEIWTDEIKTTCAKCNKTIMRQAGQSCLDWCRFARECVGEEKYNKYKKNKEETHKKSK
- a CDS encoding DUF481 domain-containing protein codes for the protein MSSLFRYSIIKIILINIFVFSFSISAFAEQVFLKNGDRISGEIIEDDTGAIKINSEATGVISIERSFVERILKDEKAKETDLAGEVPKAWERKISLGFNKSGGNTQQSQLAFSLFANRKSEFNEFTVGAEAFYSSSENKMDTQRSSVFIRYASSFGEELNWYNFYKFEAEHDRFADIDYRLVPSIGLGYWFSDEESFKALSECGLGLEHTKFRIDNKDNDEIIIIPRVFLEKKLVHDSRISQDLLLYPTLDEWSRYRLHSETSFLNPISDSLSIRLSFIDDYNSDPPGNTKKNDFRLISALEYSF
- the dtd gene encoding D-tyrosyl-tRNA(Tyr) deacylase, yielding MRILVQRIKTARVIVESQQAAAIGQGLLLFVGISKDDTLNDLEYLCNKVLNLRIFPDSEGKMNLSIRQINAEILSVPQFTLYADISKGNRPGFEEAAESPVAKGLWEKFDSLLIENGVIVKRGVFGVDMQVELVNDGPLTIWLDSKKKGGGS
- a CDS encoding NAD+ synthase, which codes for MKTVRISLAQVNSVVGDIAGNSQKIISYIKAAKTIQADIVVFPELALSGYPPEDLLLKPHFIKENNLYLKRILKASEKIVTILGVPYAYKHKLFNAAAIIYNKRLLGFCKKIQLPNYGVFDELRYFDSGEAACILAFKTGLRVGVNICEDIWHAPGLAQTQSLKGQSSIIINISSSPYHANKIHLRQRLLAKRAKETRNFIAYCNLVGGQDELIFDGASMVIDPEGKVVARAKQFCEDLLTVDIVTSKRTRKFYSRVSTSLRLERIRIAHKITRKKIDILNRIEKIHKPLAEIYDALALGLKDYVAKNGFKRVILGLSGGIDSALVAAISTDAIGKNNVVAILMPSMFSSKETQNDAKRLAANLGIKLWVIPINNIYKQYLMTLREPFGSRDVDITEENLQARIRGNLLMAFSNKFGYLVVTTGNKSELSVGYCTLYGDTAGGFALIKDVPKTLVYKLARFKNEKEAKEIIPKSLFKRAPSAELKKNQRDQDTLPPYSVLDSIVDAYVQKDKSVAAMLKAKLSKKAIRGVVALIDKNEYKRRQYALGVKITPKAFGRDRRMPITNKFTQ